One window of Elaeis guineensis isolate ETL-2024a chromosome 11, EG11, whole genome shotgun sequence genomic DNA carries:
- the LOC105053841 gene encoding nucleolar protein 12, with protein MAKKSKDSSQKSSDTVKSLFAADNPFRRKVQPASPTAPPPQQLGLGWDTATGEDENPSHGRADAGEERKRKRESAEAPNPSSASVSIPKKRKKLEDDDEEGSAKKKRKKRKRDEIEEEYEKRTYGVAEKMSEDEGEKDGVVAVGEKRKADDISSEMVISKESFDDESKLVRTVFVGNLPVKTKRKTLLKEFERFGEIESVRIRSVPIVDSKAPRKAAIFKGKINDAGDSVHAYIVFKDEPSANAAVSHNMAEIGGNHIRVDMACPPRKKLRGEGPLYDRKRTVFVGNLPFDVKDEELYQLFCGVSPSEYTVEAVRVIRDPHTSLGKGIAYVLFKTRHAANTVVKKRDLKIRDRVLRVSHAKSSDATPSKRKDPGTKMDFPQKKLSVSAGEKSLSEDSKPKLKAAALSYQGLRSSKSGVVKKSRSSLRTSHGNKETKSAVWTDQKVRKVKRPAVAARKAKQLTKKRKQESATPENTHQNKKARRN; from the exons ATGGCGAAAAAATCCAAGGATTCGAGCCAAAAATCCTCCGACACCGTCAAATCACTCTTCGCCGCTGACAACCCCTTCCGCCGGAAAGTCCAGCCGGCGTCCCCCACTGCCCCGCCGCCCCAGCAGCTAGGGTTAGGGTGGGATACGGCCACCGGCGAAGACGAAAACCCTAGTCATGGCCGCGCCGACGCcggagaggagaggaagagaaagagggagagcgcCGAAGCCCCAAACCCTAGCTCGGCCTCCGTCTCGATCCCGAAGAAACGGAAGAAGCTCGAGGACGACGACGAGGAGGGGAGcgcgaagaagaagaggaagaagaggaagagggacgaGATAGAGGAGGAGTACGAGAAGAGGACGTATGGGGTGGCCGAGAAGATGTCGGAGGATGAGGGAGAGAAGGACGGGGTGGTTGCCGTCGGGGAGAAGAGGAAAGCAGACGATATCTCGTCGGAGATGGTGATCTCGAAGGAGTCCTTTGATGATGAGAGCAAGCTCGTGAGGACGGTATTCGTTGGAAATTTGCCGGTGAAGACGAAGAGGAAGACATTACTGAAAGAATTCGAGAGGTTCGGGGAGATCGAGTCGGTCAGGATACGATCAGTGCCCATCGTTGAT AGCAAGGCTCCGAGAAAGGCAGCCATATTTAAGGGGAAAATCAATGATGCTGGTGATAG TGTTCATGCTTACATCGTTTTCAAAGATGAGCCATCAGCGAATGCTGCAGTGTCTCACAATATGGCAGAG ATTGGAGGAAACCACATCCGTGTGGATATGGCATGCCCACCTCGCAAGAAACTGAGAGGAGAAGGCCCACTTTATGACAGAAAGAGGACTGTTTTTGTGGGTAACCTGCCTTTTGATGTGAAG GATGAAGAACTTTACCAATTATTTTGTGGGGTTAGCCCATCTGAATATACTGTTGAAGCTGTACGGGTTATCAGAGATCCTCATACAAGCTTGGGAAAGGGTATTGCTTACGTCCTGTTTAAGACAAGG CATGCTGCCAACACCGTTGTTAAGAAAAGAGACTTGAAGATTAGGGATCGTGTTCTGCGGGTCAGCCATGCAAAGTCATCAGATGCTACACCATCAAAGAGGAAGGACCCAGGGACAAAGATGGATTTCCCACAGAAGAAGTTGTCAGTTTCTGCTGGAGAAAAATCTTTGTCGGAGGATAGCAAACCCAAGCTCAAGGCAGCTGCTCTCTCCTATCAAGGCCTGCGATCGAGCAAATCTGGTGTTGTGAAGAAATCCAGATCATCCCTACGTACTAGCCATGGGAACAAGGAAACTAAGAGCGCAGTATGGACAGATCAGAAGGTTCGCAAAGTTAAAAGGCCCGCTGTTGCCGCCAGGAAGGCAAAGCAGCTCACGAAGAAACGCAAGCAGGAGAGTGCAACCCCAGAAAATACTCATCAAAATAAGAAAGCAAGAAGAAATTGA